The Endozoicomonas sp. 4G DNA segment TCGTGCAAATCCACAAGGCGAAGAGTGGATGACAGTAGGTGAATCCATGGGGTCATGCACTCTCCGAGCTGGCTAAAAACCATGAATTATAACTGGAAGTAATGACGCAATAACAGATAGACAAGGGCCCGCCCGAACGAGCAGGCCGCAATCATCAAAAGTCAAACAATGATTGGCGCAAAAGCAAAACCAAAAGCGACACAAAGGGCAATACAGAGCGTGCCCGGCAGGAAGAATGGATGGTTGAAGACCAGCTTGCCAATGCGAGTTGAGCCGGTTTCATCCATTTCTACCGCGGCCAGCAATGTTGGGTAAGTCGGCAGCACAAACAGAGCAGATACCGCTGCGAAAGAAGCGATAGCCGTCACCGGATCAACCAGGGCCAGAGCCGCGGGCATCAGGGCTCGCGTGGTAGCAGCCTGAGAGTAAAGCAGCATGGAGGCGAAGAACAGGGTCACTGCCAGCAACCAGGGATAGCTGTTCAGAACACCACCCGCCAGGGTCTTGATAGAATCAATGTGCGCTCCCACAAAGGTATTCCCCAGCCATGCCACACCCAGCACACAGACACAGGCACTCATACCGGACTTGAAGGTCTGGGCATTGGGAATGTTGCTGGCATCAAGCTTGCAGAAAATAGTAATCATACCGGCAGCCAGCATCATGAATACCATGATGGCAGAGTTACGAGGCAGCACAGGATTTTCAATCAAACCCACATTGTCGCTGATAGCCGTGGCGTACAGTACTACCGCCAGAATACTCAGGGCAAAAATAACGACAGAGAGAACAGCACCTTGCTTACGTTCCTGACGGGCTTGCTTGCCACGCAAGCTGATCAAACCGGCCTTCAGTCTTTCCTGATAAACAGAATCCTTGTCCAGGTCCACACCCATAAAGTTACAGAGAACCGCCGTCAGCATAACTGCTGCGTAAGAAGTAGGAATGCAGATCGCCAGCAATTGCAGATAACCAATGCCGTAAGGCTCAAGGAAACCGCTAAATACGACAACAGCCGCAGAAACAGGGGATGCCGTAATGGCAATCTGGGAAGCGATCACCGCGATGCTCAGGGGGCGAGAAGGGCGAACACCGTTCTCTTTTGCCACTTCGGCAATTACCGGTAACGTAGAGTAAGAAGTATGACCCGTACCCGCCAGCAGTGTCATAACATAAGTCACGGTGGGTGCCAGAAAGGTAATATACTTTGGCTTACTGCGAAGCACCCTCTCTGCCAGCTCAACCAGGTAATCCAGTCCCCCGGCCACCTGCATGGCGGCCACGGCACCGATCACCGACATGATGATCATAATGA contains these protein-coding regions:
- a CDS encoding anaerobic C4-dicarboxylate transporter, whose product is MLWVQLAVLLGAIFIGARLGSIGIGFAGGMGVLVLTLGLGLEPGAIPIDVIMIIMSVIGAVAAMQVAGGLDYLVELAERVLRSKPKYITFLAPTVTYVMTLLAGTGHTSYSTLPVIAEVAKENGVRPSRPLSIAVIASQIAITASPVSAAVVVFSGFLEPYGIGYLQLLAICIPTSYAAVMLTAVLCNFMGVDLDKDSVYQERLKAGLISLRGKQARQERKQGAVLSVVIFALSILAVVLYATAISDNVGLIENPVLPRNSAIMVFMMLAAGMITIFCKLDASNIPNAQTFKSGMSACVCVLGVAWLGNTFVGAHIDSIKTLAGGVLNSYPWLLAVTLFFASMLLYSQAATTRALMPAALALVDPVTAIASFAAVSALFVLPTYPTLLAAVEMDETGSTRIGKLVFNHPFFLPGTLCIALCVAFGFAFAPIIV